CTCAGTGATGCACCACGTTTAATCACTGAAGCTGTCAGAATTGAAGGCCAGGCACTCAGTTCCCGACTGGATGATCTTGAAGACAGATCCAGACGAGATAACCTATTGTTCTTTGGAATACTGGACTGCCCGACTGAAACGTGGGTTGAGTCAGAAAGCCTTGTTCAAGATGTTTTGTCTCGTCATGTTAAACTACAAATTCCTGACTCGGAAGTCTCTCGAGCGCACAGGTTAGGATCCTACACCGATAAAAAGACTCGACCAATTATCATCAAGTTTTCGTCGTCTAAAGTCAGGGATGCAGTCTGGGCACAGAAACATAAGCTCAAAGGTACTGGTGTATATGCTAGCGAAGATTTGTGCAGAGCTACGGGAAACTCAAGGAGGAAACTAACAGAATTTGCATAGGTAGCAGGGCAGCCGTACTCGCTTCGCATGAATAAACTGATCATGAATAAAAAAAGGTATGTTTACTGCGCAGTAACTGACAGCGTACGCGAAACTGATTTGCCACGATCGGCAGATACGCAAGATAGCGCGGCCACTGTAACTGCACGTGCCGGCACTTCTAGTGCATCATAGCTATGTCTGCCTAGATCCCGCGCAAGGAACGCCTCTATTTTCCTTTCCAATGTCCGGAGTATCCTGAATAAGCGCGTTGAATTGTCTTCCGCTATTGATTCATGCTCTGCTGATATTATTGGTCTGACGGAGACCTGGCTGTCTGCAAAAgttaaaaatgaagaaattttgGACTGTGAAAAGTGCTACAAATTTTACCGATGTGATCGTGATTACCGGTCTGGTGGTGGTGTTCTGTTGGCGGTTGCCGACACGCTTGCTTCTCATGTTATTCGAATTGTATCTTCACTTGAGCTTGTGTGTGTACACGTGCTCATTGATTCTCGCGAAataattttttgtgtttgctATCGGCCACCAACTGCATCACTGTCCTTTTGTAATGACCTGCACGATGCTGTCAATCAGCTGTTCGTCAGATACCCAAAATCGCCCCTCTTCATGCTTGGCGACTTCAATTTTCCAGACATTAGGTGGGAAAGAGCCCCTGTTTCCTTAAAACACAACTCAGCTGAAAGCAAGGAATTCTTAACTTTTTGTCAAGACTTCAACTTAACTCAGCTCGTTCACTTTCCCACTCGTACAACTCCCACTGCCGCTAACATTCTAGACTTAGTGCTTACAACTACACCAGATCTAGCTTCCTGCTTAACACCGGGAATTAGCGACCACTCTATAATTCACTTCACCCTACGAGCACGGGTTTCCAACAAGAAAAAAACCAGGGTCATCCAAGACTGCAGCAAAGCAGATATTACTGGAATGAATGTGGAACTACAGGCCTTTGTTGATAGttttttttgctggttttgaGCAGCGGTCGGTTGAGGTCAACTGGTTGCTTTATAAAAACAAACTCTTGTCCCTAATTGATCGCTTTGTACCTAAAAGAAAAGTTTCATCGAGTCCTCGCTCTCCGTGGTTTCATAACACGTTAAAGCgcatgcgcaacaaaaagaagcggATATTTCGACGGGCAAAGCTAACAGCCAGAACATACCACTGGTCTTGCTATCAAAAATTTAACCGAGAATTCTGTACTATGCTTTCAAAAGCAAAGAAGGAATTCTATCATAAAACTCttcctttgctactgctttctaaCCCCCGCAAATTTTGGAGCATTATTAACGGTTCTAAAGGGACACACATTCAATTATTCCAATCTAATGTTCCAGTAGTTCAAAGCGAGTACTGCAATGTTCTGAACAATGTGTTTGTTACTCATTTTAATAAGAGCATTCCCACAGTGTTTCCACAAATACCAAAAACCAACTTTTTACCAATGGATCCCATCGCTATTGATGCAGTTGGTGTAGAAAGGCTTATTGTCAATTTAAAGGTGTCTTCATCGGCCGGCCCAGATTGTATCTCATCAAAAATGATGAAGTGTACACAAGTGTATTCTTCATTGATATTGTCAAAGCTTTTTGAACAGTCATTACAGGTGTCGACACTGCCTTCTGACTGGAAGATAGGGAAGGTGGTCCCTGTGCATAAATCTGGTGATGTACATTCCCCCAATAATCACCGTCCCATATCATTAACATCCATCCCAGTCAAAATCTTAGAGCATATAATATACTCGCATCTCGTCGAATTCCTTCTTCAGTATTTATCAGCATGGATTCTGTAAAACAGTTTCGTGCGAAACGCAATTGCTATGTTTTACCAACGACTTATTTATTAGCGCGGATCATGACGTTGATACTGATTGCATTtatttagattttgccaaagcatttgacTCCGTCTCACACGACCTACTTATATTCAAGCTTAATCAACTTAACATAGACCCCAGTGTACTTGCATGGATTAAGGAATTTCTCTCTAACCGTAGCCAGTATGTGACCGCTAATGACTTTTGTTCAGCTAATTCCCCCGTAACatccggtgttccgcaagggtccgttttgggccctctacttttcttgatttatattaatgatcttcctacTTGGCTTTCTTTCTCAACTGTCCGACTGTTTGCAGATAACTGTGTAATTTACCAGAAAATTACTAACCATGCTGATTATATCAATCTGCAACACGATCTAGATAGGGTGTTTGAATGgtgcaatcaatggctcatgacacttaacccaactaaatgtaaaagcatgcgagtttctcgccacgctactactcattgtccgcgtacttactccctcaataatattccattgccatctgttgacagttataaataccttggtgttcacattTCTTCTAACCTTTCGTGGAATACGCATGTCGAATATGTCGCTAACAACGCGAATCGCATGCTTGGCTATCTGCGTCGAAATTTTTTTGATGCCCCATCGTCGCTGAAGTTTACAAAACTTTGGTACGTTCTAAGTTAAAGTTcgcatgcgccatatgggatcctactcagaccaccctcattcaaactcttgaagctattcagaatcgcgcagcacgtttcatcttatcgaattattcacgtcattccagtgtcacgtctatgaagaaaaccctaaacttgcctgacttttcgttgcgtcgaaagtcatctcgccttaatctttttcacaaaatctattattataacaacgatttaaaggaccatcctgtttcatccacctcattatatttcttcaaggaccgatcatcacttcaaggttggtctaccgtcttgtcgcacaaaattgtgcaatgactcttttgttcctaggacaagcgtcgcatggaaccaccttccctccacaatcgcaagcataactgatgatcacgagttcaagatcgctttacaaaatgccttgtattatttttgttagttgcacgtcttgtcattttttccccactcctttctgtagtgccttcgggccctgaaagtattttcaataaataaataaataaataaataaagtgattGATTAATGCTCGAGAACGTCTCAATGCATCAATGTTATCCCTAAAAGAACTTTAGTAATAGAGAATTGAGGTGAATACAGGGCACAATTTGAGATCCCCCGCAACATTCATGTACTAACCTGATGACGTAGACACTCCTCATTATAACTCCGTCATTAGCACTAAACCACTCGCAATAGGAATAAGTTCctattataagacggaagaaaatgctacttgtacCTTTCGATTTGATTTTCGGAAAAAAGAACTCATTTGCATTAAACCTGAAAATGACGCAACCAGTTTTAAGGTTCAATTCTCCCACAAAGATGCTGGCTTCCGATACAAAATATACACTTTTTAATAGGAATACAAAGCATTGGTCCACTAATAACAAATTATTTTTAGCTTCTTGTGGGCAGCATATCAACTATGGTAAACGAAACTATAAAAATGCTCATACCTTGCGTTTCTCTATTGCCCTTGATATTTTCTCATCTATCTTCACCGTCCTCTTCTTCTTGACAAGCTTAGTCAGGTCGCTCCACGTGTCATGAAAGTATTCAGCAGCAGTGTCCACAAAATGGAAGTCCGACGAAAAGGCACACTACAGAACAGAGACGAAATTAGTTATCAACGTAAAACGCACTTTAATGTACAGTCCAGCAGGTTTTCTAGGAAAAGCTCTTCTCGGAACAATGAGATTTCAATTGATATCACAGCTCCGTAGGTAACTGCAGATTAAAATCGATGCATATGCAGGCCACAGCTTGTAACAAATGGCAGGTTTTTCCCTATGAAATGCAGCAAGAAATGCCTCATATTAAAAACACTACTAATCACCACAGCAATAACCAAGTATTTACCACTGTAAGTACTACGCAGTGCTTGTTAGGTGGTTAGTGTGTGCTAGTTGTATAAAAGTGACACCCGAATCATTACTGGTGCCTGAAGGAACCATATCCAGTTGGGAGTGTGAAAGGTACAAAGAAAAGGTTGCAATCATAGGAAACTGACCAGCGGCCAGTAATATGACAGCATACGCTTGTTTAAATTAAAATCAGGCATTCCGACAGAAACATCTAAATTGTAAGTTCCCTCAGGACAGGTGCAATAACGACCAGAAGGCACCGTTGATTCTAAATATTTAGAGAACGTGGAACTTAAGATGAATCCGCAATTACGCGCAATTTCAGCACGTACCTAGTACCTAACATGTTCATTGCACATTACTGCAGACTTCCGAATTACATGCTCCGCTCCTGTGATACACGTTTCATCGCTAATCGCCAACTATCGAAACACGACGGCGGAATTAAGCACCTACAGTAGTGTTTACAAATTCACCAGCTAAAATCAGTAACCTTCTTGGAAGTAGGCTCTCGTCTCGAAAAAACTGGCCAGACACCATATTGCCAACTTTATCACATAAGAAAAACGTACATGGCTGCTATGAACCACAAATGTGTAAGGAAAATTCCACAGTACATGCGCGACGAATTGACAGCGAGAATTTACAACGCCACAGCGTCATCCTGATTTCTAGATCGGAGGAATTGCACGTCACTTGCAGGTGTTTGGAGCACAAGACAAGCTTCGCGAGTCTCATTACCTCGTCCTCGCTGTCACTTTTGTCAGACACATCAAGTTCTTCGGTCATATTTCAATACAGCAAGACACACACGCGCACAGTCGCCGCACACGTGCGATGCTGATGCGAAACGATGCAGTGCGAGGTTGGCGGTATTAATTAACAGTTCCAATGGCAGCCGCCATTGGCTATCGGTAGACTGTAGTGAGTGACAGCACTGCGCGCGAGGCAGGTAAAATTAAAACAAACACTCAAGTGtcattttaattattttatttattcataaatAAAAATATGTAGTACAATTTTCACCACGGTgcagcaaaaaaatttaaaaagaaagcgCACGTATGAACATCAGTTTTGGTTTCGATGCGTTCATGAGCAAAATGTTAACGCGACGTTATTATGCTTAAATGTTTCGTAACGCCGCCAATATAGCTTACATTTTATTCATGAAAGATTGTACTTACTTTAGCCAGTGTGCCAGCCTTGAAGGTCTTGAAGAGAAGTAAAACGCGTGTAGACTAAAGTAAAACTCGGCGTTAGCGCCAATCAGCGCCCTCTTGACGTCACTGCAGCTTGCAGCGAACCGATCATTAGAACAAGAGCGGCACCGTCGTTGCTGGTACTTGTGTGTTGTGCGTGCGCTGTGTTGAATTCTTTCGTCGATTTCGCTGTGCTTCGGCTACCACGATGCCACGGGAGATGATAATGCTGCAGCTCGGCCAGTGTGGCAATCAAAGTAAGGCGGTAGCGTTTAATTCGTCGTCCGCTGCATCGAGTGCGACGCTTGTTGACCGTTTGTGGCGGGAATGGCGTCTGCTCCAAACAGTCGCTTAGAATAAAATGAATTCCTGCTTTAACATAGCTTTGTCCTTTTGGTTTCTGTCATATCCCCACTATTCGAAAGCATGTGTGCAAATCACCTCGTTAACGTAATAGAACTGACTTAATTCAAACATACTTTCATATTTCAGTTGGCTTCGAATTTTGGAAGAAGCTGTGCGCCGAGCATGGCATCAGCCCAGGTACTGTTTTTCCCCCGTCTTTGCTGCCTTGCCAGAGTCTAACAACGTTTTCTCTTGTTCAGAGGGAGTCCTAGAAAACTTCGCAACTGATGGCATAGACAGAAAAGACGTCTTCTTTTACCAGGTACGAACTTCTTGCTCACGGAACATCATCGATCGTTTGAGCTGTCACACGTTGCGTCGCTTTTACACACGACTTACCCGTTTCATTCCTTTAAATCCCGACAGGCGGACGATCAGCATTACATTCCTCGTGCGGTACTCCTAGATCTAGAACCACGAGTAATCAACACAATAATGAATTCGCCGTATGCCAAGCTGTACAACCAGGAGAACGTCTATCTCTCGCAGTCTGGTGGCGGTGCTGGAAACAACTGGGCTGTCGGCTACTCGCAGGTGGGGACAACCACAGTGGTGCACGTTAGTCTTGATTCTGTCGCACTGCAGTCATCTGCTTGTAAAAGACCTGGGCCGGGATTTCGTTGCGCATTGCCATTCCTTTTCCCGCATCGTCGACAATTAGGCTGATAGGATCAGCCGGCCGTAAAGGTTGGATGATGAGAGcggcatagaatcgagcggaagggcATCGCAGCAATGTCACGGCCCAGAACCGGTCAGACCTTCGACATACTGCCTGATGCAGCATTTTGATCAGCGTTAACATTTGCCACAGCGACGTCCGCTACTTGCTGATAAGACGTCGTGGAAGCTTCATTGCGAATCTTTTATTGTGCTGCTTTGTTGGTGGTATTCAGTAGGCAGATTTGCCAATGTGCTGCGTGTGTGATGCTCCTGATGACTTGCAACGTGTACAATGTGACTGCTGCCACTACTTTTAAGGGCGATAATCTTTTAAGGTTGCACTACACGTGCAGCGCCACTCAATCTTGGCACTGCGGCGCATTCTCAGCTCGTGTAAAAGCACTGCCTGCATGTTGCATTCTATGAAAGTGCTCTTTGGCTTTCCTAAGGTCCACAGGCCTTCATAAAACTCTGTGAATAGCCTTATTGTGCACGTGTGTGTCGGTAAGTGTACATGCTGCTAGTGTGTTTGTTATCAATGCGTTTTAGCATAGGGATCACCCGCtacctggagtagcatgccaggTGGTCAAGCAGGCCAACATCTCCAGCTTAACAGCAAAGTTTTTGTCTCTCATGCTAGTGGTAGCAGGATGGGGAAATTCAAGGCAGTGACGTGGCTTCCTGCACAACATGGACGCGGCTTAACTGTCTCTCTTCTTAGCAGCACTGCTATGCGCCATGAAATCCCATTGTGTTTGCTTCTTTACTGCAACTCCGCTTCACTTTTTTTGGGCAGTGGAGGCACTTCTAAGACAATTTTCAGCGCAAGTATATGAAGTGTGGGCGCAGCTGTGCTTTTTGTCAAGCTTttctaaaatatatatatatatatatatatatatatgtgctgtCTTTTTTCTGAACCTAGGGGGAACGTCTCCATGAGGACGTTTTTGACATCATTGAAAGAGAGGCTGATGGCAGCGACTCTCTGGAAGGCTTCGTACTCTGCCACTCAATTGCTGGCGGAACAGGCTCTGGAATGGGCTCGTACATTCTCGAACACCTGAACGACAGGTATCTGTGGTCATCTTTCCAATATCTGGGACCGTCAGAATAATttccaaacaaaagaaaaaaaaagtatttgtgagtggcgggggggggggggggggggttgttgctAAGATGTGATGGGCCTTTGCACTGTGTCAATAAGAAAGCTAATGGAGAGAGACCTGTATGCCAATTTCCCCCTCTTTTCATAGCAACAGCAATAAGGGGTTACGAGGAGCTTGATTTTTCATTAGTAGTAATTAACGATTTGAAGCGAACAGAAAGTCAGAGAGAGCATAGGGGAAACTAATTCTTAAGTTTAATTTAAATGTCCAAATAACAAGTTAAAGAAGCACAAAAGTCACACCTACCAATCCTCCTGAATTTTTAATAATGTTTACAAGAGGGAGCTTCTTTCATAATTTTACAAATACTGCATCAAGTTTTACAGAAATTAAGTTTTGTCGTAAATCACTTGTTGGTCTGTGAACCATCCTTTGGAAGCCTTCTGATGGTGAAAGAATGCAAGAGGTGTACTTGCTTCAAGCAAGTTTATACAGGCAATTCCTGAAACAGGTGAGAACGGCAACCGAAATGTCACTGAAAAAATAACTGTGCTCTAAAAacaatgtgttgcttgtcagtctctCCTGCTCCAAGTTTCTTGCTTCTAAAGGTAAATCATCTTTAATATAGTGCATATGTATCCCTGAAAAGGCATGTGTTCAGTACCAGGAATTATATTCTGGAAGCGGGGGTTAGCAGAGACGACGACAGCCATTTTTAAAGATTTCTGTTCCCTCATTCTAGCGTGTGAATCAAGCACATCGCTGGCATATGATAGTATAAACATAAAATGCATATGTTGGCATGTAAAGTGCGCTTtgctgttaaagggaacacggGAGTTTAAAGCAAATAGAATTTTTTTATCTGATATCACACTTGTGGTTGGGTGGCGCTGGCACCTTCCTACACACTTAATGTGCAGTACGTTGACACAGCTTCAGTCGGCACCTGCGGCTAGAGTGCCAGCAAAAAGCGAGACGCACAGTAGAGTGTCCCACTTAACATTGGACCGCACTGTACATACAATATAATGACATATATGTGACTTGTGCTGAGCAGTATATCGGTGTAGTGATAATTTTGGGGTGTATCAGGACCTCCTAACGCTCGCCCTGGTTACAGGCCTTCTCGGGGCATGTCTAATAAAGGTATGGGTGCCATACACCCACGTCCTCTGGTGTCATTTTAGCATAATTTCACTCATTTTAAAGTTCACAGGTTTGCATGTATGCGAAAGTGGACAAAGAGCTAACTTGCCGCAAGTGGAAGCCGAGTCCCGATCTTCCACATTAAGTTTGCGGTGCTTTACCAGCTGAGTTAAGCTACCGCACTAGCCTTCCTCCTGTACGCTTTTGTTAATTAATTATGTTTAATTAATTGTGTTTAATTAAAATGTTGAAATAAGGTACATCAGTCGTACAAAAGTGCAGTGTACCTGCTTTCATGGACATTTGTGCTGAAAACTAATGGCTCTGCTCTGCTGGAAACAGACTGTAGCCCCGTATGCACAACCAGAAAGCACAGTAGATGCTGAGAAAGCTTGCTGCACAAATGCCCacatgaggcatgctgtagtgttGGTAAGGAGCCTCTAAGTAATGTAAGTAATGTTGGGAAATTTAGTTGACTGGTCTACAGGTTTCAGAATATGTATGCCCAATATTAGTTGAAAAGATGTTATTTTGGGGGTGATTGTCAGTGTTTGGCAATGTAGGTGGAGATAGTAATTGTTCAACATGGCCACTGTCTTTGGCAGTGACAAATACATTTAATATCGTCCTTTTCATTTTGAGGCTATCTATGCCTCCCGCGCATTGGCAGAGTGTTTAGCTTGGTTGTGGAATTTTATTGCAGAGTATGACGATGCTAACATTCTAATGTCATTGCCGTTATGCGAGTcagtaaaaaaaatgcaatgcGCTAAAGTTATCAGCAATCAGTTTTATTTATACAATTATGTAGTTTGTACCCGCcctagtggctttggtgttgtgctgctaagctcgaagttacgggatcgaatcctggccacggtggGCACAtgttgatgggggtgaaatgcataGACAcccttgtaccgtgcattgagtgcatgtTAATGAACCCCAGTTGGTCAGAATTAACCCCGGAGTCCTTTATTACGGTGTGCCGCATAATCACATcgtagttctggcacgtaaaaccccagaatttagttATGTAGTTTGTAATTTCAAACGATTTGCCCTGGCGGTACTGGCAGAAAGATCACTTTCGTCCGATACAAGTTGTGTTCATTGCACATGACAACACTTTCAAGGATCTGCGATTTGTTCAGCTGGAGAAATTTGAAATATAATGTGTGTTGACGGCCTTGCTTGGAAGATGTTTGTAAAATGTGATCATATACTGTTTTTGGCATGTGTAATTACCTTACCATGTTCCAGGTTCCCGAAGAAGTTGATCCAGACGTACTCGGTGTTCCCGAATCAGGATGAAATGAGCGACGTGGTGGTGCAGCCGTACAACTCAATGCTCACTCTAAATAGGCTTACACAGAATGCGGACTCAGTAGTTGTCCTCGACAATGCCGCTCTCAACCAGATTGCAGTGGACCGGCTCCATATTGAAAACCCATCTTTTGCTCACATCAACACACTGGTGAGTGCTGTTTTTGACATGGAATGAACGACGTGACCTCTTCATTGCCGTAATGTCTCCTTGCTTGCCATTCAATGGGTAGTGCAGCAGACTTCTTAATTGAACAGCAGTTAATTTGACTCTCCTGTTACTGTGGCTGTGTTTTAACCTCTATAAGggagccctttttttttttaaactctttTCATTTGAGCATTGGGTAACTTCAACCAATTTTGCCTGTATTGCCGACTGCGTCAAATCAATGAAAATAGACTGCAATACCTCTGCCAAAACAATGTCACGAAGGTAACACTTTGTAACTGCAAGAATACAGGACTGCTTTGTAAGGTACTAAATCAATTAATGTGGTTTTTATGGTTAGGCAGCATTAAAGGAACGCAAAAAATATACCACACCCCTCTGTATCAGTGctgtagccagaaattttgttcggggtgGGGCTCGCTCACCTTGCagtgcggcctcctccttatagaatttgtcgagggatcaaatacatgaataccaactgcattgtcattgccaatgccattgtatattagatgctgcaaacgaattactgaacgctacgcactgtcaagtattttttttttttcataaaagaatatattcctatgtcccaaaaattgtggcagaaataactgatatcaatgctgccgcctttttttttctatttaataagtaaagaaaatatcacacgaactttagaactacagttaaacctgcttataacgaacctccatataacgaattcctggatataacaaagtttttcgattccccaccgttactccatagaagcacatgtatttgagacctctacgtaacgaagtggcagcgggagaccccctcaatataacgaatttccccctccgaccacctagagatttcggcccaaattttgtcatttttgcgcgagcagcaaccggaagcaccttctccgccgcgatggaatgcgaagggagcgcacgtgtgcgaggcggccctgcatccctcgacccggcgatcttgccgccgcgggcgtgacctttccccctcccttcattcaaatctcatcctgccgcttgctgcagctggcctagcccgccaagccaccactctctccttttccagctgatgttgccgacgcgctggtacacgctgtggcacatcagactcgatgagcgcggacacgcgctggtggtgtgtggaagcgccgctggagaagcgagcgaagtgaccttcgtgctgttgtctatcgcttcaacgcaaactgagcgccgagaacacacagcacgcagaaagctacgagctgccgacgcacctacactgctagactatgccccaacgcagatcgccttcaagatacagcctgcgcgaccgcgcgccgccccgctatctctcccccctcgctctctcgccggtgcctcgagcgcaacggaagaaggcgcgcttcctccctgcttttcttgcgcgcgcgagatttagacgcggtcgtcggctcccctcacacgttttcactcgcacatacagcataaggcgcacggcgactgcgttatcgccctcggactttagggtacggccacgctagcggcaaaaacacgcag
This genomic stretch from Dermacentor silvarum isolate Dsil-2018 chromosome 2, BIME_Dsil_1.4, whole genome shotgun sequence harbors:
- the LOC119441774 gene encoding tubulin gamma-1 chain; the protein is MPREMIMLQLGQCGNQIGFEFWKKLCAEHGISPEGVLENFATDGIDRKDVFFYQADDQHYIPRAVLLDLEPRVINTIMNSPYAKLYNQENVYLSQSGGGAGNNWAVGYSQGERLHEDVFDIIEREADGSDSLEGFVLCHSIAGGTGSGMGSYILEHLNDRFPKKLIQTYSVFPNQDEMSDVVVQPYNSMLTLNRLTQNADSVVVLDNAALNQIAVDRLHIENPSFAHINTLVSTIMSVSTTTLRYPSYMNNNLIGLVAPLIPTPKLHFLMTGYTPLTTDHEAPSVRKTTVLDVMRRLLQPKNMMVSIGHDRSASHCYISILNIIQGEVDPTQVHKSLQRIRERKLVQFIPWGPASIQVALSRKSPYVQTQHRVSGLMLANHTGVTSLFQRTLQQFDKLRKREAFLEQFRKEPMFQDSLEELDGSRDVVQGLVDEYVAATKADYLSWVSRQSTVAPK